Proteins encoded within one genomic window of Brachybacterium muris:
- the moaC gene encoding cyclic pyranopterin monophosphate synthase MoaC, with protein MNTQPDDLSHVRADGSAHMVDVTDKATTSRRASARAVLRTRADVVARIADGDLPKGEALPVARIAGIMGAKRTSDLIPLCHPLPLSGIEIDLEAREDRVEITATVRTKGVTGVEMEALTAASVAALTVYDMIKAVDHLAVIEEIKVLAKSGGKSGDWRRDEPSAPMREEETR; from the coding sequence ATGAACACCCAGCCCGACGACCTCTCGCACGTGCGCGCCGACGGCTCGGCCCACATGGTCGACGTGACCGACAAGGCCACCACCTCACGCCGCGCCAGCGCCCGCGCGGTCCTGCGCACCAGGGCCGACGTCGTGGCCCGCATCGCCGACGGCGACCTGCCCAAGGGCGAGGCCCTGCCGGTGGCCCGCATCGCCGGGATCATGGGCGCCAAGCGCACCAGCGACCTGATCCCCCTGTGCCACCCGCTGCCGCTGTCGGGCATCGAGATCGACCTGGAGGCGCGGGAGGATCGCGTGGAGATCACCGCCACCGTGCGCACCAAGGGCGTCACCGGGGTGGAGATGGAGGCGCTCACCGCCGCCTCAGTGGCAGCGCTGACCGTGTACGACATGATCAAGGCCGTGGACCACCTCGCCGTGATCGAGGAGATCAAGGTGCTGGCCAAGTCCGGCGGCAAGAGCGGGGACTGGCGGCGCGACGAGCCGTCGGCCCCGATGCGCGAGGAGGAGACCCGATGA
- a CDS encoding molybdenum cofactor biosynthesis protein MoaE, whose protein sequence is MSPADPGPGPTPFGGGPDQLRVPEDPPMGPAPQRVRHAEVTEQPVSVAALAQAVADPRCGAMVTFDGVVRDHDGGKGVSRLEYSGHPGAGEVIIEVAREITERYPDTVIALAHRVGPLAIGETALGCAVAAPHRKQAFAACDDLVDTVKQRLPIWKHQHFADGTDEWVGALG, encoded by the coding sequence ATGAGCCCCGCAGACCCCGGCCCCGGCCCCACCCCGTTCGGCGGCGGTCCCGACCAGCTGCGCGTGCCCGAGGACCCCCCGATGGGGCCCGCCCCGCAGCGGGTGCGGCACGCCGAGGTCACCGAGCAGCCCGTCTCCGTCGCCGCCCTCGCCCAGGCCGTGGCCGACCCGCGCTGCGGCGCCATGGTCACCTTCGACGGTGTGGTGCGCGACCACGACGGCGGCAAGGGGGTCTCGCGCCTGGAGTACTCCGGCCACCCCGGTGCCGGCGAGGTGATCATCGAGGTGGCCCGCGAGATCACCGAGCGCTACCCGGACACCGTGATCGCGCTCGCCCACCGAGTGGGGCCACTCGCGATCGGCGAGACGGCGCTCGGCTGCGCGGTGGCCGCACCGCACCGCAAGCAGGCCTTCGCCGCCTGCGACGACCTGGTGGACACCGTGAAGCAGCGCCTGCCCATCTGGAAGCACCAGCACTTCGCCGATGGCACCGACGAATGGGTGGGAGCACTGGGATGA
- a CDS encoding MogA/MoaB family molybdenum cofactor biosynthesis protein, with translation MKQMPARRSDADCTARTEDAPAPALAGTARVIIASTRASDGTYEDRTGPLLVQWLQGRGLDQVSKVLVPDGPQVGEALAAAIADGVDVIITSGGTGISPTDVTPEQTAPLIEREMPGVLEAVRRIGAQKSPVAVLSRGLAGMAGRSFVVNLPGSRGGVKDGIAVLDPILDHLLEQRDGGGHE, from the coding sequence ATGAAGCAGATGCCCGCCCGGCGCAGCGACGCCGACTGCACCGCCCGCACCGAGGACGCCCCCGCGCCCGCGCTCGCCGGCACCGCCCGGGTGATCATCGCCTCCACCCGCGCCTCCGACGGCACGTACGAGGACCGCACCGGGCCGCTGCTGGTGCAGTGGCTGCAAGGCCGCGGCCTGGACCAGGTCAGCAAGGTGCTGGTGCCGGACGGCCCCCAGGTGGGCGAGGCCCTCGCCGCCGCGATCGCCGATGGCGTGGATGTGATCATCACCTCCGGCGGCACCGGCATCAGCCCCACCGACGTCACTCCCGAGCAGACTGCCCCCCTGATCGAGCGGGAGATGCCCGGGGTGCTGGAGGCGGTGCGCCGCATCGGCGCCCAGAAGTCCCCCGTCGCGGTGCTGAGCCGGGGCCTGGCAGGCATGGCCGGGCGCAGCTTCGTGGTGAACCTGCCCGGCTCCCGCGGCGGGGTGAAGGACGGAATCGCCGTGCTGGACCCCATCCTGGACCACCTGCTGGAGCAGCGCGACGGCGGAGGGCACGAATGA